A window from Eubalaena glacialis isolate mEubGla1 chromosome 1, mEubGla1.1.hap2.+ XY, whole genome shotgun sequence encodes these proteins:
- the LOC133091701 gene encoding cytochrome c oxidase subunit 8C, mitochondrial, giving the protein MPRLLVLCLLPSRRVTLLVLQPGQRLAHSEPPRQRPTSTAEVAIALVVLFTAFLTPSGYVLSNMNQF; this is encoded by the coding sequence ATGCCGCGCCTGCTGGTTCTCTGCCTACTTCCCAGCCGCCGCGTGACCCTGCTGGTCCTGCAGCCTGGTCAGCGCCTGGCCCACTCGGAGCCTCCGCGCCAACGCCCCACGTCGACCGCAGAGGTGGCTATTGCCCTCGTGGTGCTTTTTACCGCCTTCTTAACCCCCAGTGGGTATGTGCTGAGCAATATGAACCAGTTCTGA